One genomic region from Yarrowia lipolytica chromosome 1C, complete sequence encodes:
- a CDS encoding uncharacterized protein (Compare to YALI0C05533g, similar to Saccharomyces cerevisiae YCL033C; ancestral locus Anc_1.40, similar to uniprot|Q9ZS91 Arabidopsis thaliana T4B21.5 protein (Hypothetical protein)): MRVALIRSLNLPSSRLTHSHKLASTVSTRATRHFSFSSINMSNKTDSEWRAVLSPEQFRVLREKGTERPHTGKYNSTFDNGTYNCAGCDAPLYTSKAKFRSSCGWPAFYEAIPGALKLNVDKTLGMTRTEMVCANCDGHLGHIFKGEGYDTPTDERHCVNSVSLSFKPE, translated from the coding sequence ATGCGAGTGGCGTTGATTAGATCCTTGAACTTGCCCTCTTCACGTCTCACCCACTCTCACAAACTTGCTTCCACCGTCTCCACAAGAGCCACCCGACACTTTTCTTTCTCGTCCATTAACATGAGCAACAAGACCGATAGCGAGTGGCGAGCCGTTCTGTCGCCAGAGCAGTTCCGTGTTCTGCGCGAGAAGGGCACCGAACGTCCCCACACCGGCAAGTACAATTCCACGTTCGACAACGGCACCTACAACTGTGCTGGCTGCGACGCTCCTCTGTACACgtccaaggccaagttcCGAAGCTCGTGTGGATGGCCTGCTTTCTACGAGGCCATTCCGGGCGCTCTGAAGCTCAATGTCGACAAGACTTTGGGAATGACCCGAACTGAGATGGTCTGTGCCAACTGTGACGGCCATCTGGGCCACATTTTCAAGGGCGAGGGCTACGATACCCCTACCGACGAGCGACATTGCGTCAACTCGGTTTCGTTGAGTTTCAAACCTGAATAG